The proteins below come from a single Nitrospiraceae bacterium genomic window:
- a CDS encoding cation-transporting P-type ATPase, with product MSVSDQNKSNLCWHAMDGESVLKTVASQVGGLTQEVAAQRLALYGPNRLRPPKKQSSWQRFLAQFHNILIYILLGAGVVTAILGHWVDTSVILGVVIINAVIGFLQEGKAERAMDAIRRMLSVQACGLRNGTRCPIPAESLVPGDIVFLQSGDKVPADLRLLKVKDLRIEEAALTGESVPVEKHMNPVPETATIGDRKGMAYSGTLVTYGTGTGVVVATGDATEIGRISTLLARVQTLTTPLLRKIGEFGSRLSLAIVIGAVGVFLFGVLFREYGFSDMFLASVGLAVAAIPEGLPAIMTITLAIGVQAMARRQAIIRRLPAVETLGSVTVICSDKTGTLTRNEMTVQTLATAAYTVEVSGVGYDPHGGFSLLGNPIVLTDLPDVMELARAGMLCNDADLSHVDGVWRINGDPTEGALVTLARKAALDIHFELEMCPRTDVIPFESQHRFMSTLHHDHAGHGFIYIKGAPERVLEMCAFQRSLGEDHPLNSRSWHDRIEQMASRGQRVLAVAFASTNHEHRELRFRDVEQGLTMLGLFGIIDPPRAEAIEAVRQCQQAGIRVKMITGDHLVTARTIGLQMHIGDGKQALSGQILETLSDEELKRVVRDIDIFARTSPEHKLRLVQALQADEEVVAMTGDGVNDAPALKRADVGVAMGVKGTEVAKEAAEMVLADDNFASIAHAVEEGRRVYDNIQKSILFILPTNVAEAGVIVSAILLGTMLPITPVQILWVNMITAVTLALSLTVEPPESDVMRRPPRSPGEAILSRFLLWRIGFVSTLAVAGTFGLFLWETDQGASIETARTIAVNMLVVFEAFYLLNARSFYGSVLSRNGLFGNPYVPLTIGMVLGMQGFFTYTEVMQTLFHTTAIDGLAWLRIIGIGAVIYLLVEVEKSVFRIILKFRTPDLKI from the coding sequence ATGTCGGTATCCGATCAAAACAAGTCAAACCTATGCTGGCATGCCATGGATGGAGAATCTGTCCTCAAGACAGTGGCCAGTCAAGTGGGGGGCTTAACACAGGAAGTCGCTGCCCAACGTCTGGCGCTCTATGGCCCTAATCGATTACGTCCACCTAAAAAGCAATCCTCCTGGCAGCGGTTTCTCGCCCAGTTCCACAATATTTTAATTTATATCCTTCTGGGAGCGGGTGTCGTGACTGCCATTCTGGGTCATTGGGTGGATACCAGTGTGATTCTGGGCGTGGTAATCATCAATGCCGTTATCGGATTCCTTCAGGAGGGGAAAGCTGAAAGGGCAATGGATGCCATTCGCCGGATGTTGTCCGTGCAAGCCTGCGGTCTTCGTAATGGAACCCGTTGCCCCATTCCGGCGGAAAGCCTGGTACCTGGGGATATTGTGTTTCTCCAATCCGGGGACAAAGTCCCGGCGGATCTGCGTCTTCTGAAGGTGAAAGATTTGCGCATTGAAGAAGCCGCCTTGACCGGTGAGTCCGTCCCGGTTGAGAAACACATGAACCCGGTGCCGGAAACCGCGACTATTGGTGATCGAAAGGGCATGGCCTATTCGGGAACTCTGGTGACCTATGGGACGGGAACCGGGGTGGTGGTCGCCACCGGAGATGCCACGGAGATTGGACGGATCAGCACCTTGCTGGCCAGGGTGCAGACATTAACCACGCCGCTTCTCAGAAAGATTGGAGAATTCGGGAGCCGGTTAAGCCTGGCCATCGTGATCGGAGCGGTTGGTGTGTTCCTTTTTGGAGTATTGTTCCGGGAGTATGGGTTCAGTGACATGTTTCTTGCCAGCGTAGGATTAGCCGTTGCCGCCATTCCTGAAGGCCTTCCGGCTATTATGACCATCACGCTTGCCATCGGGGTGCAAGCGATGGCCCGACGCCAAGCGATTATCCGACGGTTGCCGGCGGTTGAAACCCTGGGCTCTGTGACCGTTATTTGTTCAGATAAAACCGGCACGCTGACACGAAATGAAATGACCGTTCAAACGCTGGCAACCGCGGCCTATACCGTGGAGGTCAGTGGTGTCGGCTATGATCCGCATGGGGGGTTTTCTTTGCTTGGCAACCCGATCGTGCTGACTGATCTTCCGGACGTGATGGAGCTCGCTCGTGCCGGAATGTTGTGTAACGATGCGGATTTGTCCCACGTGGATGGGGTCTGGCGGATCAATGGCGATCCGACGGAGGGGGCCTTGGTGACGTTGGCACGAAAAGCGGCTCTGGATATCCACTTCGAACTGGAGATGTGTCCCAGGACTGATGTGATCCCCTTCGAATCCCAACATCGGTTTATGTCGACGTTACATCATGACCATGCCGGGCATGGATTTATTTATATCAAGGGTGCCCCTGAACGCGTGTTGGAAATGTGCGCGTTTCAGCGCAGCCTGGGGGAAGATCATCCTTTGAATAGCCGGTCGTGGCACGATCGGATCGAGCAGATGGCGAGTCGGGGTCAGCGAGTGCTGGCAGTGGCCTTTGCATCTACGAATCACGAACATCGAGAGTTACGATTTCGAGATGTGGAGCAGGGCCTGACGATGTTAGGCCTCTTCGGCATTATTGACCCCCCACGGGCTGAAGCCATTGAAGCGGTGCGGCAATGTCAACAAGCCGGGATTCGGGTCAAAATGATTACCGGCGATCATCTTGTGACGGCGAGAACGATCGGCTTGCAGATGCACATCGGAGATGGGAAACAGGCTCTCTCGGGACAGATACTGGAAACGTTGAGCGATGAGGAACTGAAGCGTGTTGTTCGGGATATCGATATTTTTGCCCGGACAAGTCCGGAGCATAAGCTACGGCTTGTGCAAGCTCTCCAGGCCGATGAGGAAGTGGTGGCCATGACCGGAGATGGGGTGAATGACGCGCCGGCACTCAAGCGGGCGGATGTCGGAGTGGCGATGGGAGTCAAGGGAACGGAAGTGGCGAAGGAAGCGGCGGAAATGGTGCTGGCCGATGATAATTTTGCCTCCATTGCCCATGCCGTCGAGGAAGGTCGTCGGGTCTATGACAACATTCAAAAGTCCATTCTGTTTATTCTTCCCACCAATGTCGCCGAAGCCGGAGTGATTGTATCCGCCATTCTGTTAGGAACCATGCTGCCGATTACGCCCGTACAAATCCTGTGGGTGAACATGATCACCGCCGTGACACTGGCCTTGTCCTTAACTGTCGAACCTCCTGAATCGGATGTTATGCGACGTCCTCCTCGAAGCCCCGGGGAAGCCATTTTGTCGCGGTTTCTGCTGTGGCGAATCGGCTTTGTGTCCACCTTAGCGGTGGCCGGCACGTTTGGATTGTTCCTATGGGAAACAGACCAGGGGGCATCTATCGAAACCGCGAGGACGATAGCCGTCAACATGCTGGTGGTCTTTGAAGCCTTTTATTTATTAAATGCCCGGTCGTTTTATGGTTCGGTGCTGTCCCGTAACGGATTGTTTGGAAACCCCTATGTTCCCCTGACCATAGGGATGGTATTAGGCATGCAAGGCTTCTTTACCTATACCGAAGTGATGCAGACGCTCTTTCATACAACCGCCATTGATGGACTTGCCTGGCTTCGAATTATCGGAATTGGCGCGGTGATTTATTTGCTGGTCGAAGTGGAGAAATCTGTGTTTCGGATTATTCTGAAATTCAGAACACCCGATCTGAAAATTTGA
- a CDS encoding universal stress protein has protein sequence MKILVSVDYSVHAKEAIRFVKSMDWPKKSEIYLMHVIEMKDAPSIVPSGGPSSWDRVIAQARGQLITEAKFFLEQTKMDMLKESSLNIKNIVVEGLPGAEILQAVKDYQIDLVIIGTRGLSNVKRFLLGSTSDWVMREASCSVLLVREKLSHVMMGKTAAKIILATDGSAVALSTMQMLGLLKGKTPPKVTVTHVVGKPAFLEGWYWGKGKAEFKQLGEQLLEKAEKDGAAHLDEMSQRVERLGMKVDTVLTKGDPAEEIVKIAERSKAKLILVGSKGFAGGKPVPLGGVVRKIARYAPCSVLLTRPGRSGKKVDA, from the coding sequence ATGAAAATTCTGGTGTCGGTTGATTATTCAGTACATGCGAAGGAGGCCATCCGATTTGTGAAGTCGATGGACTGGCCAAAAAAATCCGAAATTTATTTAATGCATGTGATTGAAATGAAGGATGCCCCCTCTATTGTGCCCTCGGGAGGACCATCGAGTTGGGATAGAGTGATTGCCCAGGCGAGAGGACAACTGATAACCGAGGCAAAGTTTTTCCTTGAGCAAACCAAAATGGACATGCTCAAAGAAAGCTCTCTGAACATTAAGAACATCGTAGTGGAAGGGCTTCCTGGAGCGGAAATTTTACAGGCAGTCAAGGATTATCAGATTGACCTGGTCATCATTGGGACACGGGGTTTGTCAAATGTCAAGCGATTTCTCCTTGGAAGCACCAGTGATTGGGTGATGAGGGAAGCTTCGTGTTCCGTGCTATTGGTTCGTGAAAAATTAAGTCACGTGATGATGGGGAAAACGGCCGCAAAAATTATTCTCGCCACCGATGGCTCAGCTGTTGCTCTGAGTACTATGCAGATGCTTGGTCTGTTGAAGGGCAAAACGCCTCCTAAGGTCACGGTGACGCATGTGGTGGGAAAGCCCGCCTTCCTGGAAGGCTGGTATTGGGGAAAAGGAAAAGCCGAATTTAAGCAATTGGGAGAACAATTGCTTGAGAAGGCGGAAAAGGACGGCGCCGCTCATTTGGACGAGATGAGCCAGAGAGTCGAACGACTCGGAATGAAAGTCGATACGGTGTTGACCAAGGGAGATCCTGCTGAAGAAATTGTCAAAATTGCCGAGCGTTCGAAGGCAAAATTGATCTTGGTGGGATCAAAAGGATTTGCGGGGGGTAAGCCGGTTCCATTGGGAGGAGTCGTCAGAAAAATTGCTCGCTATGCGCCATGTTCGGTGTTGCTCACACGCCCTGGCAGATCCGGAAAAAAAGTTGATGCGTGA
- the rnk gene encoding nucleoside diphosphate kinase regulator encodes MDRRDIYVTEFDLNRLTELLGVWQTFKGSKNTSIHLESLMEELDRAYIVLPKDIPADVVTMNSRVRLSDMSKGEELEYTLVFPRDADTATGKISILAPIGTAILGYRVGDSIEWQVPIGTRKLKIQEILYQPEAAGDFHL; translated from the coding sequence ATGGACCGCCGGGACATTTATGTTACGGAATTCGACCTGAATCGACTCACTGAACTCTTAGGAGTCTGGCAAACATTCAAAGGTAGCAAAAATACCAGCATTCATCTGGAAAGCTTAATGGAAGAATTGGATCGGGCATATATCGTTCTCCCAAAGGATATTCCAGCTGATGTCGTCACGATGAACTCACGCGTCCGGCTATCAGACATGAGCAAAGGGGAAGAGTTGGAGTATACGTTGGTCTTTCCGCGTGATGCGGATACTGCGACAGGAAAGATTTCTATTCTTGCCCCGATTGGAACGGCCATTCTCGGGTATAGGGTCGGGGACAGTATTGAATGGCAGGTCCCTATTGGGACGAGGAAGTTAAAAATTCAAGAGATTCTCTATCAGCCTGAGGCTGCCGGAGATTTCCATCTGTAG
- a CDS encoding DUF2934 domain-containing protein, giving the protein MMIMIVTFHEEFRGKISAFLSEKGYEVCIPPHRQDVVPLVKEKSPLVVVLDMYVAEPNGLNVLKDLRAQHYHGGIVALAGTSVRSLMSQASQLGVDQVIGGFQGDGGAVNLDQVESAIKLALHSSIAKRAFELYEARGRTKGKDMDDWLEAERQIIHTVKTFSSGESQVKPAPESVSKKRPKKTQKHAP; this is encoded by the coding sequence TTGATGATTATGATTGTGACCTTTCACGAGGAATTTCGAGGAAAGATTTCGGCTTTTCTCTCTGAAAAGGGATATGAAGTCTGTATTCCTCCTCATAGGCAGGATGTGGTTCCCCTGGTAAAGGAAAAATCCCCCTTAGTGGTCGTGTTGGATATGTATGTGGCGGAACCAAATGGACTCAACGTGCTAAAGGACCTACGAGCCCAACATTATCATGGAGGAATTGTGGCGCTGGCCGGAACCTCGGTGCGTTCATTAATGTCACAGGCGTCCCAGCTTGGCGTCGACCAGGTGATCGGAGGATTTCAAGGCGATGGCGGAGCGGTGAATCTTGATCAGGTGGAGTCTGCAATTAAATTGGCATTACACTCAAGCATTGCCAAACGCGCATTTGAATTGTATGAGGCACGAGGCCGGACGAAAGGGAAGGACATGGACGATTGGCTTGAGGCTGAGCGGCAAATTATCCATACCGTCAAAACCTTCTCATCAGGGGAAAGCCAAGTGAAGCCCGCTCCTGAAAGCGTTTCCAAGAAGCGACCCAAAAAGACCCAAAAGCACGCACCCTGA
- the malQ gene encoding 4-alpha-glucanotransferase, giving the protein MVNLVRGSGILLHPTSLPEGWGIGDLGPATYQFVDFLKAAGQSWWQMLPLGPTGYGNSPYMCFSAFAGNPLLISPEKLVEDGFISASDARRPPPFPAERVDYPLVITQKHLIFEQAFEQFKANPPAEHRQAFLLFREKHASWLEDLSLFMSLKESYAGQAWTRWEKPLIVRDPKALQECSRRLRDNIDFHQFLQYLFFHQWSVLRQYAHARGVRIIGDLPIYIAHDSSDVWAHPDSFYLDDQCQPSVVAGVPPDYFSATGQRWGNPIYRWDVRAGSDYQWWIDRFRANLALVDKIRLDHFRGFEAYWEIPASEPHAIHGRWVKGPGGELFAAVKAALGDLPVIAEDLGVITPEVEALRDSCGFPGMRILQMAFGTDPKAHYYRPHHYTRNSIVYTATHDHNTTVGWFTAEPGKETTQSKEEIKEERVSVLRYLGTDGRDVHWDVIRLAMSSVAQLAMVPLQDVLGLGSGCRMNRPGTLKGNWEWRVHPGQLPENVGTRLRDLTDLFDRRPMTTQV; this is encoded by the coding sequence ATGGTGAATCTGGTTAGAGGAAGTGGAATCTTATTACATCCGACGTCTCTCCCGGAGGGATGGGGCATCGGGGATTTAGGACCCGCAACCTATCAATTTGTCGATTTTCTAAAGGCCGCAGGTCAGAGTTGGTGGCAGATGTTGCCACTGGGTCCGACCGGATATGGCAATTCCCCCTACATGTGTTTTTCCGCCTTTGCAGGAAACCCCTTACTCATTAGCCCGGAAAAACTTGTGGAGGATGGATTTATATCGGCATCCGATGCGAGGCGGCCTCCTCCCTTTCCAGCTGAACGTGTGGATTACCCTCTGGTCATAACGCAAAAGCACCTAATCTTCGAACAGGCATTTGAGCAGTTTAAAGCCAATCCTCCAGCCGAACATCGCCAAGCCTTTTTGTTGTTTCGTGAAAAGCATGCCTCCTGGTTAGAAGACCTCTCCCTCTTTATGTCTTTGAAGGAAAGCTATGCGGGGCAAGCATGGACTCGATGGGAAAAGCCATTGATTGTTCGAGATCCTAAAGCCTTGCAGGAATGCAGTCGTCGCCTCAGAGATAACATAGATTTTCATCAGTTTCTTCAGTATCTGTTTTTTCACCAATGGTCCGTTCTGAGACAGTATGCTCATGCCAGGGGAGTCAGAATTATCGGGGACCTCCCGATTTATATTGCTCATGATAGTTCAGACGTCTGGGCGCATCCTGATTCATTTTATTTGGATGACCAATGTCAACCGTCCGTGGTGGCCGGGGTGCCGCCGGACTATTTTAGCGCAACAGGACAACGGTGGGGGAATCCGATTTACCGGTGGGACGTGAGAGCCGGGTCTGATTATCAATGGTGGATCGATCGATTTCGTGCCAATCTTGCTCTTGTCGATAAGATTCGATTGGATCATTTCCGGGGGTTTGAAGCTTATTGGGAAATCCCGGCTTCTGAACCTCATGCCATCCATGGTCGATGGGTGAAAGGTCCGGGAGGCGAATTGTTTGCAGCCGTGAAAGCCGCACTTGGTGATTTGCCGGTGATCGCCGAGGACCTTGGTGTGATCACTCCGGAGGTTGAGGCGTTACGGGATTCCTGTGGTTTTCCCGGTATGCGAATTTTACAAATGGCTTTCGGCACCGATCCCAAAGCCCATTACTATCGACCCCATCACTATACTCGGAATTCCATCGTTTATACGGCCACTCATGACCATAATACGACGGTCGGGTGGTTTACCGCTGAACCGGGGAAGGAAACTACCCAATCCAAAGAGGAGATCAAGGAGGAGCGTGTGAGTGTATTGCGCTATCTTGGTACCGACGGGCGAGACGTTCATTGGGATGTGATTCGACTGGCCATGAGCTCTGTTGCCCAACTCGCCATGGTTCCGCTTCAGGACGTATTGGGTTTGGGGAGTGGATGCCGGATGAATCGCCCCGGCACGCTCAAAGGGAACTGGGAGTGGCGGGTTCACCCCGGGCAGTTGCCGGAGAATGTTGGAACCCGACTCCGTGACCTGACAGATTTATTTGATCGACGGCCAATGACCACGCAGGTTTGA